The following coding sequences lie in one Halogeometricum rufum genomic window:
- a CDS encoding HAD family hydrolase, with product MERYDLLYRLYEDFEADTLRELQDFVDLFPPVDSRIALDYWQDASDELEDRKDAIRDAFAAGDTFAEIAARANRDQTFTALDLHSKYGRAVNALVLDVDETLRSAGRTDNEIPRDALHLLTEFHESGVPIVICTGQTLENVKGFTIQGLGNELVHSGDVSIVYEAGTGVFTPGHGSTTKQLLYEDLDPTVREVFSEVRSRVLPQAPDDLRESVHLQGNEFNITLKPNFDIGSDPAEAVIDEGLVYLVDLLGRAVAAAVDGDVETDAAEDWARAYYADADPEVADVLDAEGAAPERDAADVPDAVRDLFDRIDVAYYHADAAEIGSLELNKPNGVRAALDVLGVEDPFVLVMGDSKSDLRVMEWAADADAGIAAAPQHASQDVLTHVLETDELVYDRGDAASMLRTVYVLNLLDQR from the coding sequence ATGGAACGTTACGACCTCCTCTACCGGTTGTACGAGGACTTCGAGGCGGACACGCTCCGGGAGTTACAGGACTTCGTGGACCTGTTCCCGCCGGTGGACTCCCGCATCGCCCTCGACTACTGGCAGGACGCCAGCGACGAACTGGAGGACCGGAAGGACGCGATTCGCGACGCGTTCGCCGCGGGCGACACGTTCGCCGAAATCGCCGCCCGGGCCAACCGCGACCAGACGTTCACCGCCCTCGACCTGCACTCGAAGTACGGCCGCGCGGTGAACGCCCTCGTCCTCGACGTGGACGAGACGCTTCGCTCGGCGGGCCGCACGGACAACGAGATTCCGCGCGACGCCCTCCACCTCCTCACGGAGTTCCACGAGTCGGGCGTCCCCATCGTCATCTGCACGGGCCAGACGCTGGAGAACGTGAAGGGGTTCACCATCCAGGGACTCGGCAACGAACTCGTCCACTCCGGCGACGTGAGCATCGTCTACGAGGCGGGGACGGGCGTGTTCACGCCCGGACACGGGTCGACCACCAAGCAGTTGCTGTACGAGGACCTCGACCCGACGGTCCGCGAGGTGTTCTCGGAGGTTCGCTCGCGCGTCCTCCCGCAGGCCCCCGACGACCTGCGCGAGTCGGTCCACCTGCAGGGCAACGAGTTCAACATCACGCTGAAGCCCAACTTCGACATCGGCAGCGACCCCGCGGAGGCGGTCATCGACGAGGGACTGGTCTACCTCGTGGACCTCCTCGGCCGGGCCGTCGCCGCCGCGGTAGACGGCGACGTGGAGACCGACGCGGCCGAGGACTGGGCGCGCGCTTACTACGCGGACGCGGACCCGGAAGTCGCGGACGTCCTCGACGCCGAGGGCGCGGCACCCGAACGCGACGCCGCCGACGTGCCGGACGCCGTCCGCGACCTGTTCGACCGCATCGACGTGGCGTACTACCACGCCGACGCCGCCGAAATCGGCTCGCTCGAACTGAACAAGCCGAACGGCGTGCGGGCGGCCCTCGACGTCCTCGGCGTCGAGGACCCGTTCGTCCTCGTGATGGGCGACAGCAAGTCCGACCTGCGGGTGATGGAGTGGGCCGCCGACGCGGACGCGGGCATCGCCGCCGCCCCGCAACACGCCTCACAGGACGTTCTGACGCACGTGCTGGAGACCGACGAGTTGGTGTACGACCGGGGCGACGCGGCGTCGATGCTCCGAACCGTCTACGTCCTCAACCTGCTCGACCAGCGGTAA
- the ptsP gene encoding phosphoenolpyruvate--protein phosphotransferase: MTRRFDGIGVTPLSGVGTVVWYAPDAELDDPPAPEEVDADAETARFEEARTSAREELKRERERTAERVGEDEAAVFDAHVQFLEDPQITEGVEEEISNGLPAEHAVERTFDRFVEQFEGMEGRMAERADDLRDVRDRLVRVLSGGERVNLAELPEGSVVFAERLTPSDTAQLDPERVAGFVTVTGGRTSHAAIFARSLALPAVVGVGEELNDVAEGESVVVDGTDGVVVVDPDEETREAAAEEADVEIRDDPVSTADGVPVEVAGNVGTEADLAPAADRGADGIGLFRTEFLFLDRESPPDEDEQYETYVEALEAFPEGRVVVRTLDVGGDKPIDYLDLPEEENPFLGERGIRRSLGPDADLFETQLRALLRAAGSERGGDLAVMLPLVSTVEEVTAARERLELFADDLEREGVEYAVPEFGVMVETPSAAFMADALTDEVDFFSIGTNDLAQYVMAAERGNERVAELGDYHQPAVLRAIRATVEATEGTDVWVGMCGEMAGDPDLTELLLGLGLDELSMSAVTVPQVKRAVTETNTEDARALAERALSARTKNEVRRVLTENTES, encoded by the coding sequence ATGACACGGCGATTCGACGGCATCGGCGTCACCCCGCTCTCGGGTGTCGGCACCGTCGTCTGGTACGCGCCCGACGCGGAACTGGACGACCCGCCGGCCCCCGAGGAGGTCGACGCCGACGCCGAGACGGCACGGTTCGAGGAGGCGCGCACGTCGGCGCGCGAGGAACTGAAGCGCGAACGCGAACGAACGGCCGAACGAGTCGGCGAGGACGAGGCGGCGGTGTTCGACGCGCACGTCCAGTTCCTCGAGGACCCGCAGATAACCGAGGGCGTCGAGGAGGAGATTTCGAACGGCCTCCCGGCCGAACACGCCGTCGAACGGACGTTCGACCGGTTCGTCGAGCAGTTCGAGGGGATGGAGGGCCGGATGGCCGAACGCGCGGACGACTTGCGCGACGTGCGCGACAGACTCGTGCGCGTCCTCTCGGGCGGCGAACGCGTGAACCTCGCGGAGTTACCCGAGGGGAGCGTCGTCTTCGCCGAACGCCTGACGCCGAGCGACACCGCGCAGTTGGACCCCGAACGCGTCGCCGGGTTCGTCACCGTCACGGGCGGGCGAACCTCGCACGCGGCCATCTTCGCCCGGTCGCTGGCCCTGCCCGCCGTCGTCGGCGTCGGCGAGGAACTGAACGACGTCGCCGAGGGCGAGAGCGTCGTCGTGGACGGCACCGACGGCGTCGTCGTCGTCGACCCCGACGAGGAGACGCGCGAGGCGGCCGCCGAGGAGGCCGACGTGGAGATTCGGGACGACCCCGTCTCGACGGCGGACGGCGTCCCCGTCGAGGTGGCCGGCAACGTCGGGACGGAGGCGGACCTCGCGCCGGCCGCCGACCGCGGTGCGGACGGCATCGGCCTGTTCCGGACCGAGTTCCTGTTCCTCGACCGGGAGTCGCCGCCGGACGAGGACGAACAGTACGAGACGTACGTCGAGGCGTTGGAGGCGTTCCCCGAGGGCCGCGTCGTCGTCCGAACGCTGGACGTCGGCGGCGACAAGCCCATCGACTACCTCGACCTGCCCGAGGAGGAGAACCCGTTCCTCGGCGAACGGGGCATCCGGCGGTCGCTCGGCCCCGACGCCGACCTGTTCGAGACGCAACTGCGTGCGCTCCTCCGCGCCGCGGGGAGCGAACGCGGCGGCGACCTGGCGGTGATGCTCCCCCTCGTCTCGACCGTCGAGGAGGTGACGGCGGCCCGCGAGCGACTGGAACTGTTCGCCGACGACTTGGAGCGTGAGGGCGTCGAGTACGCCGTCCCCGAGTTCGGCGTGATGGTCGAGACGCCCTCGGCGGCGTTCATGGCCGACGCTCTGACCGACGAGGTGGACTTCTTCAGCATCGGGACGAACGACCTCGCCCAGTACGTCATGGCCGCCGAACGCGGCAACGAACGCGTCGCCGAACTCGGCGACTACCACCAGCCGGCGGTGCTCCGCGCCATCCGGGCGACGGTCGAAGCCACCGAGGGGACGGACGTCTGGGTCGGCATGTGCGGCGAGATGGCCGGCGACCCGGACCTGACCGAACTGCTCCTCGGTCTCGGTCTCGACGAACTCAGCATGAGCGCGGTCACGGTGCCGCAGGTCAAGCGGGCCGTGACCGAGACGAACACCGAAGACGCGAGAGCGCTGGCCGAACGAGCGCTCTCGGCCCGAACGAAGAACGAAGTGAGACGAGTGCTAACGGAGAACACAGAATCATGA
- the fba gene encoding class II fructose-bisphosphate aldolase — MPFYRGNELAKVYDDALEEGFGLIASNIAEPNVMMGLMEGASRENSDLLLQLSGGAASFAGNGDAVSGLKAMGSYVETIAEQYDIGVFLNMDHQSDMEFIEAQMDLGIPSSIMIDASHEPFEENVATSREVVEMKEEKGADVLIEAELGQIKGVEDEVQAEEAFYTDPEQAVEFVDRTGCDLLAISVGTQHGVAKGKDLELRPDLARDIRETLRDHGLDTPLVLHGSSGVQPDQLQSMLQHGICKVNKDTRYQYEYTRTAFDHYREDPQAIVPPEDTEDARDTFFNETEWSPNKDVFDPRVVGRKIRDRVADVHAELTHVSGSANQSRYV; from the coding sequence GTGCCGTTCTACCGCGGGAACGAACTCGCTAAGGTGTACGACGACGCACTCGAGGAGGGATTCGGTCTCATCGCCTCGAACATCGCCGAACCGAACGTGATGATGGGGTTGATGGAGGGCGCGTCGCGCGAGAACTCCGACCTGCTCTTACAGCTATCGGGCGGCGCCGCGTCCTTCGCGGGGAACGGCGACGCCGTCTCCGGACTGAAGGCGATGGGGTCGTACGTCGAGACCATCGCCGAGCAGTACGACATCGGCGTCTTCCTCAACATGGACCACCAGTCGGACATGGAGTTCATCGAGGCGCAGATGGACCTCGGCATCCCCTCCTCCATCATGATAGACGCCTCTCACGAACCGTTCGAGGAGAACGTCGCGACGAGTCGAGAGGTCGTCGAGATGAAAGAGGAGAAGGGCGCAGACGTGCTCATCGAGGCCGAACTCGGCCAGATAAAGGGCGTCGAGGACGAGGTGCAGGCCGAGGAGGCGTTCTACACCGACCCCGAACAGGCCGTCGAGTTCGTCGACCGGACCGGCTGTGACCTGCTGGCCATCTCCGTCGGCACGCAACACGGCGTCGCGAAGGGGAAGGACCTCGAACTCCGCCCGGACCTCGCCCGCGACATCCGCGAGACGCTCCGCGACCACGGGCTGGACACGCCGCTTGTCCTCCACGGTTCTTCGGGCGTCCAACCCGACCAACTGCAGTCGATGCTGCAGCACGGTATCTGCAAGGTGAACAAGGACACGCGCTACCAGTACGAATACACTCGGACGGCGTTCGACCACTACCGCGAGGACCCGCAGGCCATCGTCCCGCCGGAGGACACCGAGGACGCCCGCGACACGTTCTTCAACGAGACGGAGTGGTCGCCGAACAAGGACGTGTTCGACCCGCGCGTCGTCGGCCGGAAGATTCGCGACCGAGTCGCGGACGTCCACGCCGAGTTGACGCACGTCTCCGGCAGCGCGAACCAGAGCCGGTACGTCTGA
- a CDS encoding DUF5799 family protein — MTDWTDSIVGDRMTVDREFNDRVAASDFTSQEWGLIMTATEFEIEHPDDPERARIVADTEKLPQIMPELKNVRSQMAQMGGAPDDTSSSGGGLFDSIKGALGLGGDGGDAERQADAERLVQEYADELQRHLESKGKWERVRIAYQE; from the coding sequence ATGACTGACTGGACAGACAGCATCGTCGGCGACCGGATGACGGTGGACCGCGAGTTCAACGACCGGGTCGCCGCCTCCGACTTCACGAGTCAGGAGTGGGGGCTCATCATGACGGCGACGGAGTTCGAGATAGAACACCCCGACGACCCCGAACGGGCGCGCATCGTCGCGGACACCGAGAAACTCCCGCAGATAATGCCCGAGTTGAAGAACGTCCGCTCGCAGATGGCGCAGATGGGCGGCGCGCCGGACGACACGTCCTCGTCCGGCGGCGGCCTGTTCGACTCCATCAAGGGCGCACTCGGACTCGGCGGCGACGGCGGTGACGCCGAACGGCAGGCGGACGCCGAACGCCTCGTGCAGGAGTACGCCGACGAGTTACAGCGTCACCTGGAGTCGAAGGGCAAGTGGGAGCGGGTCAGAATCGCGTATCAGGAGTAG
- a CDS encoding PTS sugar transporter subunit IIA: protein MLEDEIDRLMPTAHISLEEPPAEKELAIEYLLDLVVENGRVTERETALADLQEREKEATTGVGMGIGIPHAKTTAVEAPSVAFARSAEGIDFDAMDDKPAKLLFMILVPEEGGEEHLQILSSLSRALMHEDVREKLLEAEDAETVQNTVREAVN from the coding sequence ATGCTCGAAGATGAAATCGACCGCCTGATGCCGACGGCGCACATCTCGCTCGAAGAACCGCCCGCAGAGAAGGAACTCGCCATCGAATACCTGTTGGACCTCGTCGTGGAGAACGGTCGCGTGACCGAACGCGAGACGGCCCTCGCGGACCTGCAGGAACGAGAGAAGGAGGCCACGACGGGCGTCGGCATGGGAATCGGCATCCCCCACGCCAAGACGACGGCCGTCGAGGCTCCCTCTGTGGCGTTCGCGCGTTCCGCGGAGGGAATCGACTTCGACGCGATGGACGACAAGCCGGCGAAACTGCTGTTCATGATTCTCGTCCCCGAGGAGGGCGGCGAGGAACACCTGCAGATTCTCAGTTCGCTCTCGCGCGCCCTCATGCACGAGGACGTCCGCGAGAAACTGCTGGAGGCCGAGGACGCCGAGACGGTCCAGAACACGGTCCGGGAGGCGGTGAACTGA
- a CDS encoding PTS fructose transporter subunit IIB: MKLVAVTACPTGIAHSQMAAENLEQTAERLGHEIKVEVQGAMGAENELTADDVADADAVIIASDTAVSRDRFEGKPLVKGTVKDGVNDAEGLVERAAELVENDETGTVEVGGGEATDAGDDEAASETAATETQEPQQRRRGGDREKGLFARLKKLFS, encoded by the coding sequence ATGAAGCTAGTCGCAGTCACCGCGTGTCCGACGGGAATCGCGCACAGTCAGATGGCCGCAGAGAACTTAGAACAGACCGCCGAGCGACTCGGGCACGAGATAAAGGTCGAAGTGCAGGGGGCGATGGGCGCCGAGAACGAACTCACCGCCGACGACGTCGCCGACGCGGACGCGGTCATCATCGCCTCCGACACGGCGGTCAGTCGCGACCGCTTCGAGGGCAAACCGCTGGTGAAGGGGACGGTCAAAGACGGCGTCAACGACGCCGAGGGACTCGTCGAACGGGCCGCAGAACTCGTCGAGAACGACGAGACGGGGACGGTGGAAGTCGGCGGCGGCGAGGCGACGGACGCCGGCGACGACGAGGCGGCGTCCGAGACGGCGGCGACGGAGACGCAGGAACCGCAACAGCGACGGCGCGGCGGCGACCGAGAGAAGGGCCTGTTCGCCCGCCTGAAGAAACTGTTCTCCTGA
- a CDS encoding DUF7557 family protein: MPQIHLDEETVARLDSLRQEDEDYDEIVTELINIYEAEELTLFHSGDEV, from the coding sequence ATGCCCCAGATACACCTCGACGAGGAGACGGTGGCGCGACTCGACTCTCTCCGACAGGAGGACGAGGACTACGACGAGATCGTCACGGAACTCATCAACATCTACGAGGCCGAGGAACTGACGCTGTTCCACTCCGGCGACGAGGTCTGA
- the ptsH1 gene encoding phosphocarrier protein HPr, translating to MPERIVTVVPEDGLHARPASVFVETANEFDAEIRVGPEDGDMVNAASMLAVTGLGVSGGENVRLSAEGDDAEEALDALEEVLSTPEDEL from the coding sequence ATGCCCGAGCGAATCGTCACCGTCGTCCCCGAGGACGGCCTGCACGCCCGTCCCGCGTCGGTGTTCGTGGAGACGGCCAACGAGTTCGACGCGGAGATTCGCGTCGGCCCGGAGGACGGCGACATGGTGAACGCCGCGAGCATGCTCGCCGTCACCGGACTCGGCGTCTCGGGCGGCGAGAACGTCCGCCTCTCCGCGGAGGGCGACGACGCCGAGGAGGCACTCGACGCCTTGGAGGAAGTGCTTTCGACGCCGGAGGACGAACTGTAA